A portion of the Tiliqua scincoides isolate rTilSci1 chromosome 3, rTilSci1.hap2, whole genome shotgun sequence genome contains these proteins:
- the LOC136646074 gene encoding LOW QUALITY PROTEIN: hemoglobin subunit epsilon-like (The sequence of the model RefSeq protein was modified relative to this genomic sequence to represent the inferred CDS: inserted 2 bases in 1 codon) — translation MVHWTGDEKKLITSLWAKVNVAEIGGECLAYVLIVYPWTQRFFGHFGNISSADSILANARVKEHGKKVLTSFGDAIKNLDNTKETFAKLSVLHREKLRADPENFKLLGNIIIVXKAAHFGKEFTPEVQGSFHKLVGAMAQALPHQYH, via the exons ATGGTGCACTGGACTGGAGACGAGAAGAAGCTCATCACTAGCCTTTGGGCCAAGGTCAATGTGGCAGAAATTGGTGGCGAGTGCCTGGCCTA CGTCCTGATTGTGTACCCCTGGACCCAGAGGTTCTTTGGCCACTTTGGGAACATTTCCAGTGCTGACAGCATCCTTGCCAATGCCAGGGTCAAAGAGCATGGCAAGAAGGTGCTCACCTCCTTTGGAGATGCCATCAAGAACCTGGACAACACCAAGGAGACGTTTGCCAAGCTGAGTGTCCTGCACCGTGAAAAGCTGCGTGCGGACCCTGAGAACTTCAAG cttctgggcAACATTATCATCGT AAAGGCAGCccactttggcaaggagttcaccCCGGAGGTCCAGGGTTCCTTTCACAAGCTGGTGGGTGCCATGGCCCAAGCTCTGCCACATCAGTACCATTGA